CCTGAGTGACAGACGCCAAATGCTGATGCACCACCCACCCCCTTCTCGTTCTCCGTTCTCCGGGGTGAGTCataattcccctgggaagctgcTGACTCTTTGACACTCCCATCAGAAGAGGAAAACGCACTCTCCAGATGACACAGGTATGGCAAAGAGCGGACATCTCATTCCATAGAAAGCCTCCTCACAGAAGCACCGTGTTTCAGCTCCAACTCTTAAGGGATGGAGAACACAGCTGCCCTGCAGTCACCTCTAGCTCTGGGTAACTTCCCAGGTTAATctaaagggagagaggaagcagacaCTTTAGTCACACTTCGTAACTCCATTTTATTACAGCATCAAGGAAAACAGGTGCAGGAGGAACGATACTAGAGATCAACAGAGATGAAGCCACTCACAGCTGCATTGTCTACACCTTCCTATCAGGGAATAAATATCACGGGTCTCTGTACATGCATTGCAGGtcgggtgtgcatgtgtgtatcgTGTGCAGATGAATTCTCTCTAGGGTgttgttcttttaatttctttgacagATGATGGTTGAATTCGGTGTCTTCTGGAAGACTAGGAGGGGGCTCTCCCGCTAGGACTGGGACCCAgcctttttcttctggaattttctgaACTGAGACTGAATGGCCACCGCCGCGCGTTCTGTCTCTGGCGCATCCATGTCAATGTCAAATTCTTCTTGAACTTTCTTCTGCCCGTCTGTAACAACAGAAAACACAAGCATCAGGCGGTCACTGAGCTGAGAGCCGGAAGGCGGACAGCCGTCCGTCCACCGTGAAGCAaacacccaccaccccccccacacgcACGACCCCTGGTTTGCAAGGGGTCCTGATCCCCATCAGAGCCCAGAACGGGCTGTTGTCTGGCTGCCCCAACTCTACACCTGCCAGAGACCACAAAACTCAAGAACACAGTCCCAACCTGTCCGACATTTTCTGTACCTGCTCTTCTGGGTCTCGTGGCCATGTTTTACATAGTGTTAAAAATATTAGCTGTGTTTTTACTGTTTCCTGGTGCCTCACGGAGATACGGTTTTAATAGTGCCACAGATATTGACCCAGTGGACGACTGACGTTCACAAGAGCTCCGGGTTAAAGTCACTGGGTTTCTGTGTATACTTGCATTGTCAGTGACATTGCTGATTGGATTAG
This genomic stretch from Acinonyx jubatus isolate Ajub_Pintada_27869175 chromosome C2, VMU_Ajub_asm_v1.0, whole genome shotgun sequence harbors:
- the PCP4 gene encoding calmodulin regulator protein PCP4, which gives rise to MSERQGTGATNGKDKTSGENDGQKKVQEEFDIDMDAPETERAAVAIQSQFRKFQKKKAGSQS